A segment of the Triticum urartu cultivar G1812 chromosome 1, Tu2.1, whole genome shotgun sequence genome:
GCCACCATGGTTTTATGTGTACTACCTCTGCAGTGAAAACTTCTGCTACAATGTGCATCGACACCAGAGCCATGTTCCCTATCATGCTATGGTGCTTAGCATCATCATGTATTTCCATTCGGTGTAGTTGAGGGCTCCCAAAGTTTGTGTTTCCAAATGATACCtcatttttctcttatttgtattGTTTCACATAGTTTTCAACTACAGGGATAAAGAGCTATAGAAATTTATGTAATTTAGCTCCGGTAAATGATGCTAAACTGTAATGTCTTAAAAATATGCTTCCTAGCCACTCACATGGCTACGTGGTATTTACTTTCAGGAATCTGGATAGACTAAGACTGATGGTAAGATTTGATGGTTATCCAAGTAGTTACCTAATACTCCCTTCGttctgaattacttgtcgcagatatggatgtatctagatgtattttagttctagatacatccatttctgcgacgagtaatttggaacggagggagtagtacttaGTATTAGCTCTTCCCCAATCATATCATATACAGGTAGTCTATAGTTCTATATCCAAGATGGTTGCTGCACCCTTTTGGCCACTATGGTATATAAGGTCAGGTTGCATTAGTCTATGTTAGGATAAACTGGCTAACATATCAGTGATGTAAAGTCGCTTCATGTGTACTTTATGTAACCTCGGACACATGTACAACCTATCACATGTCCATGTTGTTCTTTCCATACACAACTTTTTCATGTGCGGTCTTAAATACAACTTGGTCTCACACCTATACCTGAGAGCTCTCTCAAATACAAATAAACAAGAAACTATATGCTGAAAAGTGTGGTgatattttaagttactaaattTACTGAATTTGTGATCCCAATATTGCCAGCAGAATAGTGAAATGACAGGGATTGCTCTATAGAAAATTTGCAGTGTCCTTGAACTTTGTGATGTTTCCTAAGGCAACCGGTCTGGTCCAAACTAATAAATGCATGGGTTTTCATGTTATGTTCCATGTAAGAAGTTGATCTATGTTTCTTATGTATTTGCCTTTAGCTCTCTTGTTCATTGCATTGTTGCTTACTGATGTTCTTACATTATTTTCTGATCGCTTTATTACCGGGTTGAGAATGACTGCACCCGCAGGGGTGCGGCAAGCCGCACTTCTTACCTGTTGTACAGTCAACAGAGGAGCGCCGGAGAGAGAACCCATTGGATGCAGAAGCCTGAAGGAGTCCATATAGTGCAGGCTGGTCAAGCGTGAGGTTAGTAGCATGCAAACTACTAACTAGTTATTGTGATTACGGATACCTGTCAGTTAACTCCTTGTTCGTGCAAGCTAACCTAATTAATTACTTAGTAACTACATAATGGTATGTTTTAACTTTAGAATGAGAGTAATCACTAGAGGATTAGATTCATGGTTGCAATATTTAATTTCTATTAATTTGCTTTTATATATTATGAACTTCAGTTTCTTTATATGCCAAAACAAAATCGCCAATTTGGAAACCTCTGTCAGTGTTAAATAATTAGGCATATAATAAGGTGAAAAGAGTGGTAACAATAAGATTACTGCTTGATGTACAGAGTTCAGGTTATCACACCATATGAAGTGAAAGCGCCGTTGGGACTGTTCGCGGTGCATAGAACTTCCATGGCAGCACGGGCGATTCCAAGGCCCACTTGAGCTCCTCCTGCTGATGTCAGACGGTGAGGTTTCTCAACCTCCACTCTATTAGCCATGTAAGATTGTTTTGCTAGAGATCATTTATTTCTTGCCATCCATTCGTTATAAACTTGATTCTTCGTCACGAATGGATCCTTAATTATGTGTGTCATGTTGTTTCCCTGAAAACGGACGATCGAGTCACATTTCTTATTTTCTGTTGTGAGTTGAGGAGCTTGCGGTTTTAAAACTATGTCTCAGTTGTAAGAATGTGGAAATGATGGACAGGTAGCAGCTTTTTTATATTTTCTGTTTATATCCAATATTAATTAGTTATTAACTCCATGGCACAGGACTGTACTTTTTGTAGATGTAGTAGCTTTTGATTTCCATTTAGTTATGGCTTTATCTCCGCCTTTACATACTGATTAGGATTTCCATTTAGTCAGGGTCACAAAGTCTTTGTGCCAGGTTTCTTCCCTTTGTAAATGTGAAAGCGGCTTGTACGATCTATTCACAGACTTGCTCTGCTGCTTTGTAGTCCAACTGATTATGTACTCTTGATCGTCCTCATGGCATCTGTCAACTCCATTGTGAATCGTCTCTTTATCTTAAGGCTGTACTCGCTATGCTAGAATGATAGATGATATAGTAAATACATCTTTTCTTTTTACAAGGCTCATATCGTAAGGAATGTCGTGTACTGTAAACCAAGTTCAGTACGTTGTCTATTAAATATatgagaaaattccttatttaACATTATCTTAAAATCTACTTCCTTATTTGACATTGGAAAAAAattcttccctatttgacacaAGTTCTAAATTTTATTCCCTATATGACATTTTCGTTcattttgagcctaaatgacATCTGAAAAGACTCTTTTGCCCCTCATGTGATATGTGTGTGGGTGGGGGGGAGGGGGCAATAGCGCACACACGTAGCACCAGTGCGAGGGCAGGAGCACAAACGCAGCAACACATACACATCCACCAACACACGCACGCGCACACACATGCAACAACATGCACGCGCACATGCACACACACGCagcgcacacacacacgcacgcagcacacacacacacacatacacatacaGCAGCAGCACATAGGCACGCAACagcacacacacgcgcgcacgTACACACGCAGTAGCAAACACACATAGAGGCACACATATGCAGCAGCAGCACACATGTGCACGTGCACCCACACACGCAACAGCACACACCCGCCAAGAAAAAACAGCACACACGCGCGCACACATGACACACATACCGCATGAGGGGCAAAATCATCTTTTCGGGTGTCATTTAGGCTTAAAATAGACGAAAGTGTTGTATAGGGAATAAAATTTAAGACtagtgtcaaatagggaagaaaaacTTTTCAAGTGTCAAATAACGAACCAGATTTTAAGACAGTGTCAAATAAGAAATTTTCTCTAAATATATTCTTGTTTCTTCTTCAAAATGTGATGCTCCAGTTCAGATAATCAGTAGTGCATATTTTGGCTGATATTTCTACTACAAAGCACTTGGTGGTGATGGATAAGTGTCGGACTGGTTGGGTTTCTTGTTTGAAGAGACTTGCATTGTTGACTATTATAGCTTTTTCTGTGTAACTTAACAAGTGTTAGCATATTTTTAAAATATTACTATAATTTTGAAATTTGTTCACATGTTTCAAAAATGTTCGTTCACTTTTAGAAGTGTCCGCACATCTATGTCCCGCTCCTATCATATTCTTCActacatgttatccattatgaTTGCAGATAGTATTAAACTTGGGTTAATACTGACTTAGCATTACCTGTTTTGAAAATGTTAAGACCGGCACCCTCGCGCCAGGGCGCGGACCCAATCTAGTACTAGACTAATCACTTGCGAAACACACGGTCAACCATGTTGTGCCGTGGCTTCACAGTGTCGACACCCTACATCTCGACAATCTTTTGTTCCCTGTACATATCAGATCTCCGGAGAAACATCATTAATCTGGTTGCGGCGTTGATCTCATGCTCAAGTCGAAGCATTGTTAACTACAGAGAAGCCATTTGTTGAGTTCAATCATGCCTCGGTAGGAAAGTGTGAAGGTGGTGGAAGAAAGTGTAATGAAGCCATCCGATGTTGCAAGCATGGTGGACAACTGAGGATCTTGGATGCAGAAACGAAACGGTGACCAACGCATCGCGATAACAAAAGGGGTAAGGTAGTGCGCACATAATATCAGCCAAAAGCGGCGCGCTGGTGAGTGATATAAGTAACCGCAACTTCATGCACCACATGCGTATATACTGCTAGACAGATGAAAAGTTGGATGCTGTGAACGGCGACGGTATCTTGGGGTAAGTTTGGCTTGGGAATATCGGCTAGCTGTTTGTTTTTTAGAAAGTTTGCACGCGAACCGGGTACGTTCACACTGATGTCTCAGTTTATCAAGAGGTGCTGGCTGGCGGACCTAGTGCGAGGCCGGCGCCGAATGCGAGTGTACTATGTACTCCCTCTGTACTATGTACTGTACTATATATTctctctgtcccataatataaaaaTATTTTTGACACTAAATGTAATATCAAAAACGTTTTTATATTATGAGACAGAGGAAGTATATGCATGCAGTGTACGTACGTCGTCTTTCCTACTGCTCATCACCATTGTTTATCCTCCGATGACTAAACCATGGCAGCAGCCAGTCTCAAGCTCGCCGCCCTGTGCCTCATCTTCCTACTCGTCGTCCCCTCCCACCCTCTGCTCATCGTCTCCTCCCACCCTCTGCTCGTCGGCGCCGAATGCGAGTGCGAGGCCAGCGCCGAGGAGGAGAAGCAGGACAAGGCGGCCTCGCTGAGGCTCAGGATCAGCGTCGTCTTCTGCATCCTCGTGGCCAGaggaacacgtcacgtgtacccttgATGCCGGGGTAATgtaccgcagctcacgtcgaaggagacccgaccgataGCGTGATACGCAGTACAGTCGACGGACATTTTTGAAGACCTGAAACCCCACATGCCTGGGAAGGATCCCGTCAGGGAGTGTGGCAGCTATGGGCAgacctaggtcgattcgctcatCCCTAGAGTCTCGGGATTCACAGCTCTCAAACTTGAGGAACAACGAACAACGACATAGTAAAACGATGGAGaaataaaacgtagatgaaaagaTAATATATTGATAtctcgattgtgtgttgttcagtCGGCtatcacccccaacatatataagagacGGTTGGACTTCGCGTACaagtaaaggattcatctaggctttcttTACATGAAAAATCAAACCCATTAAGTTACGGGAGAATGGAGGCCAACCAACATGGCCACATGGCAAGGaacttttttatattttttggaAGATGAAGCTGagaattttttttgatttttttctaaGATGAAACTAAgaccttttttttcttttgcgaaAAGTTTTGTTTGGAGATTATTTTTGAAAGATGGAAGTAAGACTTttgtttctttttcattttaATAATGTTTTTTaggctttttctttttctttttgagatGGATGTGATGTTCACATGCATGTTGTGAGaaagtttttatttattttgagaTGAAGTCAAGATTTTTTCTTTAAGAGGAAGAAATACATGCATAACTTTTTCTCAAAAGGCCCGCAATGGTGGCCCCAACCACTAGTTACATTAATTCACGTCTTAAAGTTTTAGTTCTAGTTCAATTTAGATTCAGACCCATGCATGAATCTGCATTGTGTGCTTTCGCCGGGGCGAGAGTGAAAAAGAAATGTACCAACAGTTCCATATGAATTAGGTTTGCCTTTCCAAAGAAATGAGATAAGGAGCAGTAAGGCCTCGCTCGACATTAATTAAGAGAGTAAAGGAGGAATACCCTACATAGAAGAACCACAGTTCGCTTACAAAGGTATAACCTTTAGCTCCCCGGGGCTAAGCTGCTTCGCACCACTGATAGTTAATTAAGATTCCATTTCAAAGGCGCTACTTTGTTTTGCAAGCCTTTGTCATTGTCAGTCAACTAAGGTTAGCCCTCGGCCCCCTGCGAATCCGTAAATCAGAGAGCATGCCGCAAAAAAAAAGGCCCAAACTTTTGTCTTGCTCCTCGCGCAGGCCGTCGAATTTGCATATGACCCCAATCAAGACCGCCCAAACATCAAATTTATGCGTCTCGATGAGACGAACAACTCtcatgttgatcactttttcaaatAAGGACATCTTGAATATTCTACGAAGCCATCTTTAACCTCCAATCGGAATTGGTTATGTAACTGACTGGACTGTCCGAAACTTTCAGTGACGTTGCAGGCCGCATACTATCTCAAATGATGATGACCCCAAAACCAAAGTTGACCGTTTCAACGATACGCACAATtttcatgttgaacatttttcCATCCGAAGAAAACTAGATAACCTTTTGGGTCCATCTTAAACTTGTCGGATTGGCCGATAGTACTTGGATTTGAATTACTCCACTCGGATGTTATGATCTTTCACTCAGATTGTCCGACTAGATTTCTTCATTTGGATGGCAACTTTTCACACGGATGACAATATTTCATTTGGATGTCAATATTTTCACTCGGATGGCGATCTTTTACTCAAACGACAAGCTTTCACTTAGATGGTAAGCTTTTCACTCAGATGGGCACGTATTCAAATACCCATACACGTACATACTTGATACTCACACACCGGCCGGCATGTAAACATGGATAGCCACGAGCTGTTTTTTTCTTTTCGAGACCGCAAGCCACGAGATGACAGAATGGCTGAGATAATCAAGAGTTGCGCGAGCCGCTGAGATTCTATCGGCCACCTGAATGAAGGACTCTCTTCGGCCTGGTGAACTACGAAGAATAGCTCTTCGGCCAGGGTAGAAACGAAGAGACCTCTTCCGTCTTCGGCCACGGCTCAGCCGAAGTGTCACTCTTCGGCCTGGACAAGGCCGACAGGGTATATAACTGAAATATCTTAAAATGAGTATATTGTTTTGCAATTTCGTAAaaataaaataatattttaaaaaaattccgtCGATTCTCCCACGTCTTATTAACTTACCAAAATACAATAATTTTTTCTTGGATAAGTGAATATATtcttactccctccattcctttaTGTAAGGTGTATTTTTTGGCACGATAACTAAGGAACATAATTTTAGAGAATTTAGGATGAAATTAGCCTTGGCTAATTTGTTGGTTAGTGACAGGTGAAGGAAGATATACAGGCAATCGGGAAAGAGATACTTTCCTTCTTTTGCTATAAGGAGATATACATGCAATCGGGGGAGATATACTTTTATATTTTAGGGCTAAAAAGGAATTACGAGGAATTAAAAAATTGGACCTTACTCTATAAAATTTTATTAGAAAACAAATACATCTTATATAAAGGATTAGATGGAATACCAAATAATTGTTTAATAATAAGACAATGGGTAAATCATGATGATTGTATATAAAAACTTTCTATAATTTTAGCCTACGATCACGGGTCAGTCTAATAATGCTTATGCTCACGTTGCAATCCACATGCAATTATCTAGTGTAGTTCAAATATGTGGAATTCTATACCTGATATAATGTGCGAAAGTACTCTTTTGGCCCCGAACTCAAATGAGCTTGTGATGAACAGTTAAATtcagaaaaaaataaataaattcaaACAATTCTGATTTTTCTGTTGCAAACAATTATAAATGTTTTGGGTGCTTGTAAATTTCATCATGAAATGACATTTGTGGAAGTTAAGGCAAAAAATACAGAATCATCACTCTAAAATGCTTTTGGAAATAACATTTTTAGAGTATCAATTTTGTTTTGCCACGGCTTCTACAAATGTCCTTTCAAGATGAAACTTTCCAATCACTCACAACATTTGCCAATGTTAGTcacaattttttttgtttttttttgttttttcaacTATTTCCATTTTTACTGTTAACCCAAGTTCATATGAGCTCGAGATAAGAAACTTCATGTCCATATAATATGGTGCATTCAGGATTTATGCATAAATAAGGCCGTGACACTTTTGAAACATATCCAACGTGCTAGTTTGTTACAAATATGCGTCCGGGGATATAATCTACTACTCTCTCCTATCCATATTAATTGTTGTTAATTTAGTACCAGACGTGCTACCAAGTTTCCAGTTACTTGGTCGAACAAAGGCACCACGAGAATTTGTTTTTACTTATCCTAGATAGGTTACAATCCTATGACCAGATTATCCTTCCGCTAGTTTTATATGCTTGTTAATCATATCTGCATACACAAATGACGGCACTCTTGCCCTATGTGAGATGTGACGGCACCGGCGGGAAAGTTGCAGCCGATCTAGTTGGATCTCCAATGTAGTGTGGAGTGAGCCCGAGAAATCCGAGGCGTGAATAGACTATGCTACCtggtagatcaatagcttgcgaaaCACAGTCAACCATGTCATGCCGTGCCCTCACGGTGTCGACACCCTCACTGCATCTCAACAatcttttgttttctgcacagaTCACATCTCAGGAGAAAGAGTATTACTGCACCGGCACAGGCTGCGGCCTTGACCAGATGCCCAAGTTGACATTGGAACTTTGAAAGATGCTCAAGTTGAGCATTATTAACTCTAGGGAAGCCATTTGTCCAACCGTCAGTGGCTCCAAAGCCATCCAATCATGCCTCAGTAGGAAAGTGTGAAGCGGCGGAAGAGAGCtggtgctggtgctgcatctgcaACTCTGCATGCATGGCGGCCAACTGCGGGCATCTTGGACGCAGAAATGGCGAGAGATCGACCAGAGATCGAAAGTGCATAGCATCCATAACAAAAGGGTAAGGTGGTGCGCACATAATATTACCCAAAAGTGGCGCGCTGCAACCTCTCATGCACCACATGCGTATATACTGCTAGATAGATAGATATATAGATGAAAAGTTGCATGACGTGAATGGCAACTCTAAAGTTTCCCCCTGTTGACATTGGGAATATCGGCTTGCTGTTCATAATATCCGCTTCTTGAGAAAGTCTCTGCGCGAATCGGATATGTTCACACCGATATAATATCTCATTTTACTAGGTACACTGGCTTGCAACACTGTACTGGTATATATGCGTGCGTGCGTCGTCTCTCCTGCTGCTCATCACCGTTGTTCTTGTTTCGCCCCCGACGGCTAGACGATGGCAGCAGCCGGTCTCAAGCTCGCCGCCCTGTGCCTGCTCTTCCTCGTCGCCGTCTCCTCCCTCCCTCTGCTCGCCCGCGCCGAGTGCGAGTGCgaggccggcggcgaggaggaggagcaggacAAGGCGGGCTCGCTGAGGCTCAGGATCATCGCCGTCTTCTGCATCCTCGTGGCCAGCGCGGCGGGCTGCGCCATCCCGTCGCTGGGCCGGAGGTTCCCGGCGCTGAGCCCGGACAGGGACCTCTTCTTCGGCGTCAAGGCCTTCGCGGCGGGGGTCATCCTCGCCACCTCCTTCGTGCACATCCTCCCGGAGGCCTTCGAGCGGCTCGGCTCGCCCTGCCTCGTCGACGGGCCGTGGCAGAAGTTCCCGTTCGCCGGCCTCGTCGCCATGCTCGCGGCCATCGCCACGCTCGTCGTCGACACCATCGCCACGGGCTACTTCCAGCGCGCCGCGCACGCCAAGAAGGCCGCGGCCGTCGTCGGGGCCGACGACGTGGAGGCCACGCCGGCCCATCACGCGCACGTTGGTCACTCCCACGGCGTGTCGGCCGTCGTCGCGtcatcggcggcggcgtccgACGACGGCGGCGCGCAGCTCATCCGCCAGCGTGTCATCTCGCAGGTGCCGATCCATGCATCCATTCCATTTCATACTACCGCAGTGACTAAGCTGTTGCATCGATCGACGCTTACTGTTTGTACATGCATGTACGCGTGCTTGATCTGAAGGTGCTGGAGCTGGGGATCATAGTGCACTCGGTGATCATCGGCATGTCTCTCGGCGCCTCCCAGAGCACCAGCACGATCAGACCACTCGTGGTCGCGCTAACTTTCCATCAGTTCTTCGAGGGGATAGGGCTCGGAGGATGCATCGTTCAGGTACGTACATAgcaggtccgtaaactgaggtaGATAATGCAGGCTGACCGTCGGTAAATGAATGAAACTTCTGACAGGCCAAATTCCGCCTGAAGTCCGTGCTGCTGATGGCGCTCTTCTTCTCACTCACCACGCCGGTCGGCGTCGTGATCGGCATCGGGATATCCTCCGTCTACGACGAGAACAGCCCCAACACCCTGATCATCCAAGGGATGctcagcgccgccgccgccggaatcCTCAACTACATGGCCCTCGTCGACCTCCTCGCGGAAGACTTCATGAACCCTAGGGTGCAGGGCAACGGAAGGCTGCAGGTCATCGTAAACCTCTCCTTGCTGCTTGGGACGGCTCTCATGTCCATGCTTGCCATATGGGCCTGAGATATCGTCCTCACCTGAAAAAAAATCGTTTTGAAGAATTTCtcttgttcttgttcttggttcAGTCATCTTGTGGGGGGGCATAGTGAGGTTTTTTTGGTTGCTTGCTAGTAAAAATGTATACATGTATAGTAGATCAAACTATCAAACTACATGGGGGTCTGGTCTTCCCTTCTTCCGCATGATTTAGACGTGTTCTGCCGTCCAACACGGTCATGTATCGGTCCGCTGGGCCGTCCGCACGCACTTCTTTCCGCAAAACCGGAGACAAGGGGGTGGGGGGTCCGGGCGTTCCGACCGCTATCACGTCCGCTTGTGACTACCCTTGCCCACTCAaaaatcctcccccccccccgcctctgCCGCGTTTTCCATCGAACGCCTGTGCCGCTTATCACGTCACATTCATGTCGCCCCAGAGCATGCAGCGGTCGACATTGATGCCTGTGATTTGACCAGACGGGAGGGCGACGCTGACTAACGCGACTTCTCAGGCGTCGCCGCCAGGGCTTCGCTGGCTTCGCCGGCATCGTCGGCAGTGGCCAAGGCAACCCTCCACACCACGCAACAGGAGGCGAAGCGGCTCCTCCGCGAGATGCAGCCATCCGTCGGACAAGGCTATTGCGGCCCTTCGGCGCCCTTCCACCGCCGGAGGGACAACAACAACGAGGACGACACGGATGGCGACCGTGGTGCAGCAGGACAGGGCGTCCACGTGTATAAGGTGGTCGTCTGGTATAGGGTTTAGTTTTTTTAGTTAAACGATCGAAATACCATCTGTCTTATATAAATTATATTTGAATTGTAGTGAAATCCACATTGTTTGCTTGAATTTCGTCTGGTTTAGTTAAACTATGTTCGAAATTTACGCGCGTAGCGTCCGATGGCCGGCTCCAACATTCATGTCCACAGACAGATGCCGGAGAAAATTTGCGGATCAGCGTTAGATATGCCTTTATCCGTTCATTCAGTATACACCATGGCAACGATCAAAAGTTGTACACAACGAAGCCGTCTCACGTGCGCGTGCGCGGGCGCAGTCAGGGTCACGAATCGACAAATGAAAATGAAAAGATTGACTGCTAAAAGAGACGAACATCTGAGAAAATCGGCAGATGATGTCATGGGCCCTTCATGTGGCTACACGTTACCGAAAACGTCGGGGCCAGCGGTGCCCTCACCCCCCTTCTCC
Coding sequences within it:
- the LOC125521399 gene encoding zinc transporter 9-like, with the protein product MAAAGLKLAALCLLFLVAVSSLPLLARAECECEAGGEEEEQDKAGSLRLRIIAVFCILVASAAGCAIPSLGRRFPALSPDRDLFFGVKAFAAGVILATSFVHILPEAFERLGSPCLVDGPWQKFPFAGLVAMLAAIATLVVDTIATGYFQRAAHAKKAAAVVGADDVEATPAHHAHVGHSHGVSAVVASSAAASDDGGAQLIRQRVISQVLELGIIVHSVIIGMSLGASQSTSTIRPLVVALTFHQFFEGIGLGGCIVQAKFRLKSVLLMALFFSLTTPVGVVIGIGISSVYDENSPNTLIIQGMLSAAAAGILNYMALVDLLAEDFMNPRVQGNGRLQVIVNLSLLLGTALMSMLAIWA